GTCTATGTCGGCACCGTGTCCAAGACGCTGTCTCCGACACTCCGGCTGGGATACATGGTTGTTCCCGGCCCGCTGGTCGAACCCCTCATCCTGTGCAAGCAAATTGCCGACCGCCACAGTTCGGGGTTCGAGCAGGACGCTCTCGCGACCATGATGGAGACAGGCGCGTATGAGCGCCATGTGCGCAGGATGAGGAGACGCAATGCCGAAAGGCGAACCGCTTTTCTGACCGCGATGCGGGAAGCATTCGGCAGCGAGATCGAAATCGTCGGAACATCGGCGGGCCTTCACGTCGTGGTCTGGTTCAACAGCCTGCGGTCCGATGAGGAGGAGCTTTTCGCTGAGGCGGCCCGGAAAAATGATGTCGGAATTTATCCGGTCTCCCGGCTGTTCGCGGCCAAGGGCGACCCGCGCGCCGGCTTCATTTTTGGATACGCCTCGATGGCCGTCGAACCGATCAACAAGGGCGTGGCCAAACTGTTCGAGGTTTTCCAGTCGAAGAGGTTCCACGCATGAGGAAAGGCTTGCGGCCGATCGAAAATGAAATCCGCAACGGCCCCTTGCCGTTCATCCCCATTTTCCTCATGTTCAGAGTGCTTGCAGATGATCGATCGTGGGGGGCGGCCGGATTCATCGTAATGGGAGGAAGTCGACTATGAAGGCATGCTATTTCGTTTCCGCCGCGCTTCTTGCCGCGGCCTCAATTCCCGCCTCGGCCGCCGAAATTTCCGATGGCAAGGTCAAGATCGGCATTCTCAACGACCAGTCCGGCGTCTATGCCGATTTCGGCGGCAAATGGTCGGTCGAAGCGGCCAAGATGGCGGTCGAGGATTTCGGCGGCAAGGTCCAGGGAGCGCCGATCGAGATCATCAGCGCCGATCACCAGAACAAGCCGGATATCGCCTCCAATATCGCACGGCAGTGGTACGACACCGAACAGGTCGACGCCATCATGGAGCTGACCACCTCTTCGGTCGCGCTCGCCGTCCAGGGGATTTCCAAGGAAAAGAAGAAGATCGACATCGTTACCGGTGCCGCGACCACGGATCTCACCGGCAAGCAGTGCTCGCCCTACGGCTTCCACTGGGCCTATGACACCCACTCGCAGGCGGTGGGAACCGGCGGCTCGCTGGTGCAGCAGGGCGGCGACAGCTGGTTCTTTCTCACCGTCGACTATGCGTTCGGCTATTCGCTGAAGGAGCAGACCGCCAAGTTCGTTGAGAGCCACGGCGGCAAGGTGCTGGGCGAGGTGCGTTATCCCCTCGGCTCGACCGACTATTCATCCTTCCTGCTGCAGGCGCAATCGTCCGGCGCCAAGGTCATCGGGCTGGCCAATGCCGGCCTGGACACCTCCAATTCCATCAAGCAGGCGGCCGAATTCGGTATCGTCCAGGGCGGCCAGCGTCTTGCAGCCCTTTTGTTCACGCTGGCCGAGGTGCATGGGCTGGGCCTGCAGGCGGCGCAAGGCGTCGTGCTGACCGAGGGCTTCTACTGGGATCGCGACGACAAGAGCCGCGAATTCGCACAGCGCTTTTTCAAACGCACCAACCGTATGCCGAACATGATCCAGGCCGCGACCTATTCGGCGGTGACGCAGTACCTGAAGGCGATCGACAAGGCCGGTACCGACGAGACCGAGACCGTCGCCAAGCAATTGCATTCGATGCCGGTGAACGACGTCTTTACCGCCAACGGCAAGGTCCAGCCCGACGGCAACATGGTCCACGACATGTATCTCTACCAGGTCAAGTCGCCCAGCGAGAGCACCAAGGATTGGGACTATTACAAATATCTCGCCACCATTCCCGGCAAAGAGGCCTTCCTGAGCGAGAAGGAAAGCGGCTGCCCGACGGCGGCCCAGTGACCGGCGCGGCCACGGTGCCGCCCGATCTGACCACGGATGAGCCGCGGGTGGTGTTGTCCGCCCGCGGTCTGCGGCGCGACTTCGCCGGCTTCGTCGCCGTCAGGAATGTCGACCTCGATGTCGGCCACCGCAACATCCATGCCCTGATCGGACCCAACGGAGCCGGCAAGACGACCGTTTTCAACCTGCTCACCAAGTTCCTGGCGCCAACCAGCGGCAGGATCGAACTGCTCGGCCACGACATCACCCGCACGCCGCCGGCGAAAGTCGCGCGAATGGGGTTGGTGCGCTCGTTCCAGATATCGGCGATCTTCCCGCACCTCAGCGTGCTCGACAATGTGCGTGTCGCGCTGCAGCGGCCGGCCGGGCTCGGCGTGCAGTTCTGGCGCTCGCTGGCGGCGCTCGACCGGTTGACGCCACGCGCGGTCGAATTGCTGCGCTCGGTCGGTCTCGACGATGCCAGGAACAGGCTGGCCGGCGATCTTTCCTATGGCAGGAAACGCGTGCTCGAAATCGCCACCACCCTGGCGCTCGACCCGAAAGTGCTGCTTCTGGACGAGCCGATGGCCGGCATGGGGCATGAGGACGTGGCCACGGTTTCCACCATCATTCGTTCCGTGGCGAGCGAGCGTGCCATCCTGATGGTCGAGCACAATCTGACTGTCGTGGCCGATCTCTGCGACTGGATAACGGTCATGCAGCGCGGCGAAGTGCTGGCGGCCGGCGACTACGCCACAGTCAGCCGCGACGAACGGGTGCGGGTCGCCTATATGGGGACGGCCGATGACTAGCGCCGCGCCCCTGCTCGCGGTCCGCGGCCTCAACGCCTGGTATGGCGAGAGCCACGCGCTTCACGGCGTTGATCTCGAGGTATTTCGCGGCGAGACGGTCACATTGCTGGGCCGCAACGGCGTCGGCAAGACCACGACCCTGCGCGCCATCATGGGGCTGATCCGCCGGCGGACGGGCCAGGTCGTCTTCGACGGCGCGGACCTGATGCGGCTGCCGCTGCACCGCACCGCCCATCAAGGCATCGGCTTCGTGCCGGAAGAGCGCGGCATCTTCGCGACATTGACGGTGGACGAGAACCTAGTGCTGCCGCCGGTCGTCGCCCAGGGTGGCATGAGCGTTGAGGAGATATTCGATCTCTTTCCCAATCTGAAGGAGCGGCGCAACACGTCCGGCACCAGGCTGTCGGGCGGCGAACAGCAGATGCTGGCGATAGCGCGCATGCTGCGGACCGGCGTCAAGATGCTGCTTCTCGACGAGCCGACCGAAGGCCTGGCTCCCGTGATCGTGCAGCGCATCGGCGAGCTGCTGGTGACGATGAAGAGCCGGGGCATGACGATCCTGCTGGTCGAGCAGAATTTCCGCTTCGCCAGTCGCGTCGCCGACCGTTTCTACCTGATGGAGCACGGCAAGGTCGTGGCCGGGTTTCCGGTCGGCGAACTGGCCGGCCGCATGACGCTGCTCCACGAAATTCTGGGTGTATGATAGCGCCATGACGATGATCTTCGGCATCCCCGTCCAGGCATTCCTCGGCCAGTTGCTGGTCGGACTGATCAACGGCTCGTTCTACGCCATGCTGAGCCTGGGTCTGGCCGTCATTTTCGGCTTGCTGCGCGTCATCAATTTCGCCCATGGCGCCCAGTATATGCTCGGCGCCTTCATCGGCTATCTGCTGCTCACGCGTCTCGGCATCGGCTATTGGCCCGCGCTCGTCCTTGCGCCGTTGGTCGTCGGCCTGTTCGGCATCGTGGTCGAGCGCCTGGCGCTGTCGCGGCTTTACGATACCGATCCGCTGTACGGCCTGCTCTTCACCTTCGGTCTCGCGCTCGTGATCGAGGGTATATTCCGCTACTATTACGGCGTGTCGGGAAATCCCTACGCCGTGCCGCCGCTGCTTTCGGGCGGCACCAATCTTGGCTTCATGTTCCTGCCCAACTATCGCGGCTGGGTCGTGGTCGCCTCGCTGATCGTCTGCTTCGGAACCTGGGCGCTGATCGAGAAGACTAGGCTCGGCTCCTATCTGCGCGCCGCGACCGAAAATCCGCGTCTCGTCCAGGCCTTCGGCGTCAATGTGCCGCTGCTGCTGACGCTTACCTACGGCCTGGGCTCGGCCCTGGCCGGGCTAGCCGGGATTCTGGCCGCGCCGATCTATCAGGTCAGCCCGCTGATGGGGTCGGATCTCATCATCGTCGTCTTCGCTGTCGTCGTGGTCGGCGGCATGGGGTCGATCCTCGGCGCGATCGTCACCGGCTACATGCTCGGCCTCGCCGAAGGCCTGACCAAGGTCTTCTACCCCGAAGCCTCCAACCTGGTGGTCTTCATCATCATGGCCATCGTGCTCCTGGTGCGGCCGGCCGGCCTGTTTGGAAGGGACGCCTAACATGGCGGAAGGGACGTCTGACATGGCCGACCTGACGTTTCGCGAAACGGCCGCCAGAACCCCGGCATGGCTTGAATGGACGCTGGTCGGGCTCGGCATCCTGGCGCTGCTGGCGGCACCCTTCTTCGTCTACCCGATCTTCCTGATGAAGATGCTGTGTTTCGCGCTGTTCGCCTGCGCGTTCAACCTCCTGCTCGGCTATACCGGGCTCCTGTCCTTCGGCCACGCCACCTTCTTCGGCGGCGCCGCCTACTTCACCGCGCATGCGGTCAAGGTGTGGGGCTGGCCGCCGGAAGCGGGTATCCTGCTCGGCATGGCGGGCGCGGCCCTGCTCGGCCTCGTCATGGGTTTTTTCGCCATTCGCCGGCAAGGCATCTATTTCGCCATGATCACGCTGGCCCTGTCGCAGATGTTCTTCTTCTTCTGCGTCCAGGCGCCCTTCACCCAGGGCGAGGACGGCATTCAGGGCGTGCCGCGCGGCACGCTGCTTGGTTTCCTCGACCTGGACGTTCCGTTGAACATCTACTATTTCGTGCTAGCGGTGTTCCTGATCGGCGTCTTCGCCATCTGGCGCATCGTCAATTCGCCCTTCGGCATGATCCTGCGCTCGATCCGCGAAAACGAGAACCGCGCCATTTCGCTGGGCTATTCGGTCGCCAACTACAAGCTCGCCGCCTTCGTCATGTCGGCGGCGCTGGCCGGGCTGGCCGGCGCGGTCAAGGCCATCGTTTTCCAGTTCGCCACGCTCACCGACGTCACCTGGCAGATGTCGGGCGAAGTGATCCTGATGACGCTCCTCGGCGGCATCGGCACGATGGTCGGCCCGATCATCGGCGCCAGCCTCGTCGTCGGCCTGGAAAACACGCTGGCCACCTCCCGCTTCCCGATCACCATCGCCACCGGGCTGATCTTCATGGTCTGCGTGCTGGTGTTTCGGCGAGGGATTGTGGGGGAGGTTTATGCGCGGCTGATGGGGCGGGCGGGGAAGGGGTGATCGGCTCCAGATCGAGCGGGCGCGGTTGACCGGATCGCACGCGCTTTGCCCGGTATAGGAACGTCTTGATCGGGGCCGGAAAGCAGTAGGTCCGCTTGTGGTGCAGGGAAGAATGATAGCGGACGCTAGCCAAGCGGCAAATCAGGCCCGGAGCCGCCACATTCGCACAGGACCTGTACCACGCAATTCCGTTTCCCCGAGTGGGTCGCGAGCAAAATTTGGTCCAAGCAGTTTGTGAGTTGCATCCGAAATACGTATCTCATCGGGCTCAGCGGACTTTTGAATACGTGCGGCGAGATTGACGGTGTCGCCCCACAGGTCATAGGCAAAGCGCCTGTTGCCTATGACGCCCGCCACGATTGGTCCGGAGTGGATTCCAATTCTCAGTCTCAGCGGTTCTCCCGCGAAGCGTTCGCGCCTACCCACCTCCCGCAGTTCAAGTGCA
The genomic region above belongs to Mesorhizobium sp. B4-1-4 and contains:
- a CDS encoding ABC transporter ATP-binding protein; the encoded protein is MTGAATVPPDLTTDEPRVVLSARGLRRDFAGFVAVRNVDLDVGHRNIHALIGPNGAGKTTVFNLLTKFLAPTSGRIELLGHDITRTPPAKVARMGLVRSFQISAIFPHLSVLDNVRVALQRPAGLGVQFWRSLAALDRLTPRAVELLRSVGLDDARNRLAGDLSYGRKRVLEIATTLALDPKVLLLDEPMAGMGHEDVATVSTIIRSVASERAILMVEHNLTVVADLCDWITVMQRGEVLAAGDYATVSRDERVRVAYMGTADD
- a CDS encoding branched-chain amino acid ABC transporter permease, which translates into the protein MADLTFRETAARTPAWLEWTLVGLGILALLAAPFFVYPIFLMKMLCFALFACAFNLLLGYTGLLSFGHATFFGGAAYFTAHAVKVWGWPPEAGILLGMAGAALLGLVMGFFAIRRQGIYFAMITLALSQMFFFFCVQAPFTQGEDGIQGVPRGTLLGFLDLDVPLNIYYFVLAVFLIGVFAIWRIVNSPFGMILRSIRENENRAISLGYSVANYKLAAFVMSAALAGLAGAVKAIVFQFATLTDVTWQMSGEVILMTLLGGIGTMVGPIIGASLVVGLENTLATSRFPITIATGLIFMVCVLVFRRGIVGEVYARLMGRAGKG
- a CDS encoding branched-chain amino acid ABC transporter permease, which encodes MTMIFGIPVQAFLGQLLVGLINGSFYAMLSLGLAVIFGLLRVINFAHGAQYMLGAFIGYLLLTRLGIGYWPALVLAPLVVGLFGIVVERLALSRLYDTDPLYGLLFTFGLALVIEGIFRYYYGVSGNPYAVPPLLSGGTNLGFMFLPNYRGWVVVASLIVCFGTWALIEKTRLGSYLRAATENPRLVQAFGVNVPLLLTLTYGLGSALAGLAGILAAPIYQVSPLMGSDLIIVVFAVVVVGGMGSILGAIVTGYMLGLAEGLTKVFYPEASNLVVFIIMAIVLLVRPAGLFGRDA
- a CDS encoding ABC transporter substrate-binding protein — protein: MKACYFVSAALLAAASIPASAAEISDGKVKIGILNDQSGVYADFGGKWSVEAAKMAVEDFGGKVQGAPIEIISADHQNKPDIASNIARQWYDTEQVDAIMELTTSSVALAVQGISKEKKKIDIVTGAATTDLTGKQCSPYGFHWAYDTHSQAVGTGGSLVQQGGDSWFFLTVDYAFGYSLKEQTAKFVESHGGKVLGEVRYPLGSTDYSSFLLQAQSSGAKVIGLANAGLDTSNSIKQAAEFGIVQGGQRLAALLFTLAEVHGLGLQAAQGVVLTEGFYWDRDDKSREFAQRFFKRTNRMPNMIQAATYSAVTQYLKAIDKAGTDETETVAKQLHSMPVNDVFTANGKVQPDGNMVHDMYLYQVKSPSESTKDWDYYKYLATIPGKEAFLSEKESGCPTAAQ
- a CDS encoding ABC transporter ATP-binding protein gives rise to the protein MTSAAPLLAVRGLNAWYGESHALHGVDLEVFRGETVTLLGRNGVGKTTTLRAIMGLIRRRTGQVVFDGADLMRLPLHRTAHQGIGFVPEERGIFATLTVDENLVLPPVVAQGGMSVEEIFDLFPNLKERRNTSGTRLSGGEQQMLAIARMLRTGVKMLLLDEPTEGLAPVIVQRIGELLVTMKSRGMTILLVEQNFRFASRVADRFYLMEHGKVVAGFPVGELAGRMTLLHEILGV